From the genome of Deinococcus misasensis DSM 22328:
ACCAGAGAAACCGGCATCGGAAACTACAGCATCTCCCTGCGTTATGGCGACGGGGTCAAAGACAAGAGTGGCAACTACTACACCACCAATTTCCCAGAGCAAATTCTGGACGGCTACACCGACGCCGAAAAAGCTGCCCTGAAAGCCTACAAAGTCAAATTCTGGGGCGATTTGCTGCCCAAAGCCAACCAGTTCAAACCCATCCCGTGGGCTGCTGCATGGTCCATTCCGGTTCCTCAGGACAGTGCACTCTCGGAATTCTGGAACCGTGAACAGGAAATCACCCGCAAATACATCCCCAGAGCCATTCTGGCCGATCCCAAAGACTTTGATGCCATTTACGACGAAATGCTGAACGTGATGGACAAGCAACTCAGCAAATACAATGACCTGATGACCCAGTTGGTGCAGGACCGCCTGAAACTCTGGGGTGTGCTGAAGTAACCCCTGCTTCTCGCCACCCCCTGCTTCTCGCACGCTTGAAGCCGCCCCCCTTTTCAGGGGGACGGCTTTTTTCGGGTCCAGTTATTCCTGCAATTTGCCGTCGATGATGTGCACCACCCGGTCACACAGGTCCAGCACCCGGTCATCGTGGGTGACCATCACTGCGGCCCTCTGCTGTTGGTGGACCTGTGCACGCAGCATCTCTACCACCTCCCGGCCCCGAGCCCCATCCAGACTGGCGGTGGGTTCGTCTGCAAGCACCAGACCGGGGTTGTTCATCAGGGCTCTGGCAATCGCGACCCGTTGTTTCTGCCCTCCAGAGAGCTGATCTGGATGGTGATTCCTGCGTGCAGAAAGCCCGAGGTCTTCCAGCAGTTGATCTGCCTGCTGATCGATCTGTTTCCCTGTAAGCCCAGCCAGACGGGGGACCAGAGTGAGCTGCTCACGGACGGTCAGGTAGGGAATCAGGTTGCTGCTCTGGAGGACAAATCCGAGGTGTTGCAACCGGAACCCCGGCAACTTGGATGGGTGCAGGTGGGTGATGTCCTGTCCTTGAATCAGCACCTGTCCGGTGGTGGGCTTGAGCAGGGCACCTGCAATAGAGAGGAAAGTGCTTTTTCCGCTCCCACTCGGGCCTTTGACCGCCACCAGTTCACCGGACTTCACGGTGAAATTGGTGGGATACAGGGCAACAATGGTCTGGCCTGCGTCCATGTAGGTCTTGGAGACCCCTTGCAGTTCCAGAGCGGTTTTCAGTGGGGTGGAGGGTGTCACATCAGAAAGCATGGTGTAGGTCATGGTTTTTCCTTTCAAGAAGCAGTGCCAATGGCAATCAGGGGATCCACTCTGGCAATGCTGCGCAAACTCAGCAGGCTGCTCAGCAAAGCGACCAGCACCAGCAGGCCAGAGGCCGAAAGCACCGTGGACAGGGTGAGTTGGAAGGGCATCCCCTCTGGCAGCAGGGAAACCATGCCAAGGGTCACCAGAGCAGCCAGAACCACTGCCACAGTGGTGAGCATCAGCATCTGGGCAATCAAACTGGTGGCAAGGGTGCGGGTGGTGGCCCCAATCGCTTTCAGGAGGCCGAACTGGCTGGTTTTTTGCAGGGTCAGCACGTAGAAGAACACAGCCATCACGAAAGCGGCCACCACCACCAGAAACACCTGAATCATGGTCAGGCTGCCCAGTTCTTCTTTGTAGCCGGGCAATTCTTGCAGGGTTTCTGCGCGGGTCAGCATTTTCACGCCCTCTGGCAGCTTCAGGGTTTCAGCGGGATCTTTGAGGGCCACTGCGCTGAGGGTCCCTCTGGCCCGAGGGTTGAGGGTGTTCCAGACCTTGAGGGTCACGAAAACCACAGGCTGGTGGTTCAGTCTGGCCTGCCCGGTGAACCCGAGCACCTTGAGGGTTTCCCCTCCCGGTTTGAGGGTGAGGGTGTCACCGACCTTCACTCCTTCTTTCTGGAAAGACTGGTCGATCACTGCCCCTTCACTGTCTGCTGCAAGGGCAGTTCCTTCAGAGGCTCTGGGGGCCATGAACGATTCAGGGTCCAGTCCGAGCATCACTGCACTGAGTTGTTTTCCCTGATGGTTCAGGCTGATGAAACTCTGGGCCAGAGGGGCCACCTGCCCCTCTTTCTGGTCTTGCAGGGTTTTCACGGTTTGAGGATCGATGAAGGAGCGGTTGAAGACCCCTCCAGCATCTGTGGTGGTGATGAAGTGGGTGGCTGGCGTGGTCAAGAGAAGGGCTGCGTTGTCAAACGACAGCCCCCGTGTGAGACCCGTCAGCATGAACACCATGAAGGCGATAAGGCAGACGATGCTGCCCAGCAAAAAGGAACGGAAACGGTGGTGCTGCAATTCGCGCAGGGCTAGGAACATGATGATTCTCCTGTGGTCCTTGAATGGACAAAACGTGGTGTCCACCTGCCAGAGGTCAGGTGCAATTGGAATGGGATTGACTGATCAACTTCAGAATAGTCATGATTGACTATTCACTTTTGACTGTAATGCAAATTGGCAAAATGGTCAAGTCTGGACTATTCTGGGGGCATGACCCCCGATCCCAACACGTTGCTGCTGCTTGGTCTCCTCAAAGGCGAACGGCAACACGGGTACCAGTTGCACGACTTCATCGAAAAGAACCTCGGGCACTTCACCGACCTGAAAAAAGCCACCGCTTATGCTGCTCTGGACCGACTGGAAAAAAGCGGCCTGATTGAATCCCACAGCGAACAATCCGGCAACAGGCCCACCCGCAAGGTGTACGGCCTCACCGAAAAAGGCGAACAGCACTTTCTGGACCTGCTACGGGTGCACCTCTCACAGCCCGATCCCATGCCCGAGTACGGCAACCTCGGGATGCTGTTCATGAACCAGTTGCCCCACGCAGAAGTCCTCACCTTGCTGCAAGACCGGGCCAAACTGCTCGAAAAACAAATTGAGGGGCTGCACAAAGTCCCTGTTCACGAAGGCAGCATCGGGCGGGGACTGCTCGGGGTGGATTTGACGGTCTCCAGACAACTGAACCTTCTGAAAGCCGATCTGGCATGGCTGCAAGACACCTTGCTGCGTTTGTCCGTGGAATGAGAGGAGCCAAAAGAAACCTCTGGTGCCTGAATCACCCACCCGGACAAGTCAACTTTGGTTTCTTTGCCAAATGCTTGAAATCTGCCCCTACCTTCTGAGAAGAAAATTCAGTTTGGCCTGAGATGGGGATGCATCCCAAGAAAAACCCTGGCGAACCTCCAAATCTTCCGTCCTCAACCATTTGGAACGTCAACGGCAAGTGCTCTCTCCAATCCTGGGTGGATTGATGAGAGCACTTGGAATTTCAAAAATGCAATAAACCCATCTCACTCCATTCAACGGTCTCCACATCATGAATAAATCATCATTGACAACAAAAGGCACCCAAAGGTGCCTCATAAAAAATACAAAATAGATGGCTCAATTCATTTTAAGACCCCAGCGCAAAGTGATTCATCACAGCAACCAGAATGGGCAAAAACGCCAAAACAACACCCACCAGCACCCATTTTTGGTGTTTTTTGACATATCGATTGTAAATCGTTAAATCATTGAATTGATACAGAGCCATCAAAGCCAGCGGAAGATAAATGGGCACCCACTTGTGAAGCTCAATCTTGTATTCCAAGTAGAAAAAACCAGCTGCCAAAAGGGAAGTCAGTGTAGCCTGAAGCGAAATCATCAAACCTACAGGCTGACCAGCAGAAAATCCTCTGTCCAACCACTTGTCTTGTGGTAATCGCCTTTTGATTTCGCTTTCTAAGGTCAGCATTTTTTGAGGCACAACAATTCCGTGCTTTTCTCCATTTTTCAAGTGAAACACAACCCTATGGATACAACCGTTAAGCTGATGGTAAAAAACAGCCTTTTCGATCTCGCTCCAAGACAATTCAAACCAACCCAGACGATCCCTGCTTCTGATCCCATTGGATGTAAATTCAATTTTATAATCAGAGAAAGCAGGAGAATTGAGAGGGTTCTCAAAAAGGCCGTAAAAAACGGGGGTGCAGCCCAACCAAACAAAGCACCACAACAAACCCCATTTCACATGCCCATCCAGCAAAAGTCCCACAGCCAAACTGCAAACCAAAAGCAGTCCTAGAGCAACATAGGACAAGATTTCTTTGAGGTTCTGTTTTTTTGTGGATGGTTTGTTGAATAACGAATTTCCCATGAAACCATGGTACCCCAAACATTGCAAACCATCCACAAGGCTCCCAAGGATTGAATCTGAGCTTGTCTGATTGAACGGGAACAGAAAAAGGAGCCTTTTCAGGCTCCTTTCTTCATTCAAGGGTTCAAAAACGCCCTCAGCACAGGCAATTCCCTGTCCGAGAAATCGAAAAGCACCTGATGGTCCGACCCATGGCCTATCACTCCTTGAAAGCACCCAGCACAGGCAAAGCTTTTCCTTCAAAGTCGAACAAGGCCTGATTTTCCCAGCTGGAACCCGAGGTGTCCTCTGGGCCTGTGGAAATCCATTCTCCACCCCAGTAGAACACCCCTGTGCGGTGCTTGCCCTGCACGGATTTCAGGGCAGCAATCAGGTCTTGAAGCATCTGTTTCTGGCCCTCTGGAGTGGGTGTATAGGTGGCAGGAAGCTGCTCAGGAAGGCCAATCACATTGTTGGTCCAGTCGTTCCATGCCAGAGTGAAAGGGTAAGCGGTCTCGGCCAGAATCACGTCCTTGTTGTAACGTTCCATCAGGTCACGGACATTCTCTTTGAGTTTGTCCAGAGGTCCATGCCAGTAAGGGTAGTAAGACAGGGCGATGGTGTCAAAAGGCACCTGACGCGCCACCAGTTTGTCGTAAAAGTTGCGGGCTTCGGTGTTGCTGCCCCCCTTGTCGATGTGCACCACAATGCTGGCATCTGAGCCTGCATCTTTCACACCAGAGATCCCTGCTTTGATGAGGTCTGCAAGCTGATTCCACTGCTTGTCGGTGTTGAAGTCCTGCTCTGGATGGTACACGCGCCCCTCGTTCCAGAGCATTCCTGCTGAAATTTCATTGCCGATTTGCACCATGTCTGGAGGGGTGCCCTGATCGATCAGGCTCTGGACCACCGAACGGGTGTACTGGCGCACCGCAAACTTGAGTTCAGTGAGATTGAGTTTTTTCCATGCGTCTGGTTTGGTCTGGTGGGCAGGATCCGCCCAGAA
Proteins encoded in this window:
- a CDS encoding FtsX-like permease family protein codes for the protein MFLALRELQHHRFRSFLLGSIVCLIAFMVFMLTGLTRGLSFDNAALLLTTPATHFITTTDAGGVFNRSFIDPQTVKTLQDQKEGQVAPLAQSFISLNHQGKQLSAVMLGLDPESFMAPRASEGTALAADSEGAVIDQSFQKEGVKVGDTLTLKPGGETLKVLGFTGQARLNHQPVVFVTLKVWNTLNPRARGTLSAVALKDPAETLKLPEGVKMLTRAETLQELPGYKEELGSLTMIQVFLVVVAAFVMAVFFYVLTLQKTSQFGLLKAIGATTRTLATSLIAQMLMLTTVAVVLAALVTLGMVSLLPEGMPFQLTLSTVLSASGLLVLVALLSSLLSLRSIARVDPLIAIGTAS
- a CDS encoding PadR family transcriptional regulator, yielding MTPDPNTLLLLGLLKGERQHGYQLHDFIEKNLGHFTDLKKATAYAALDRLEKSGLIESHSEQSGNRPTRKVYGLTEKGEQHFLDLLRVHLSQPDPMPEYGNLGMLFMNQLPHAEVLTLLQDRAKLLEKQIEGLHKVPVHEGSIGRGLLGVDLTVSRQLNLLKADLAWLQDTLLRLSVE
- a CDS encoding ABC transporter ATP-binding protein, which gives rise to MTYTMLSDVTPSTPLKTALELQGVSKTYMDAGQTIVALYPTNFTVKSGELVAVKGPSGSGKSTFLSIAGALLKPTTGQVLIQGQDITHLHPSKLPGFRLQHLGFVLQSSNLIPYLTVREQLTLVPRLAGLTGKQIDQQADQLLEDLGLSARRNHHPDQLSGGQKQRVAIARALMNNPGLVLADEPTASLDGARGREVVEMLRAQVHQQQRAAVMVTHDDRVLDLCDRVVHIIDGKLQE
- a CDS encoding glycoside hydrolase family 53 protein, yielding MKKPLITLALVSLSVGCSNARTPDPLPKFIGGADASYVTRVEDKGGVYKDPEGKPIDFFKALKDSGVNQVRLRVWNDPTEGYNNQWDTLKLAKRAKDAGLGLLLDFHYSDFWADPAHQTKPDAWKKLNLTELKFAVRQYTRSVVQSLIDQGTPPDMVQIGNEISAGMLWNEGRVYHPEQDFNTDKQWNQLADLIKAGISGVKDAGSDASIVVHIDKGGSNTEARNFYDKLVARQVPFDTIALSYYPYWHGPLDKLKENVRDLMERYNKDVILAETAYPFTLAWNDWTNNVIGLPEQLPATYTPTPEGQKQMLQDLIAALKSVQGKHRTGVFYWGGEWISTGPEDTSGSSWENQALFDFEGKALPVLGAFKE